The following coding sequences are from one Paenibacillus sp. JDR-2 window:
- a CDS encoding Gfo/Idh/MocA family protein, giving the protein MMSIVRFGIVGGGWRSEFFLRIAKALPERFDVAGVVVRDEEKGKAFEQAWGVPTFRTIQAMLDAVSLAFVVVSVPRKVAPGVMLELTSRDVAVLCETPPAEKLEDLIALYRQVGGKGRIQVAEQYAFQPNHAGRLAIVRSGKLGQVTQAQVSAAHDYHGISLMRRYLGIGFENASIRAAAFASPIMEGPGRSGPPAESRLQQSEQVMASFDFGGKYGVYDFTGDQYFSWIRSPRVLVRGERGEINNFDVRYLLDHLTPVHLRMTRQQAGLDGNLEGYYLKSLHLGEQAVYKNNTAPARLTDDEIAVAACLEKMGVYAAGGEDFYSLAEACQDHYLALMMKQSLQTGETVMTETQCWSENN; this is encoded by the coding sequence ATGATGAGCATTGTACGGTTTGGCATTGTAGGGGGAGGCTGGCGCAGCGAGTTTTTTCTGCGTATTGCAAAAGCGCTGCCCGAACGATTTGATGTTGCAGGCGTAGTTGTGCGCGATGAGGAGAAAGGCAAAGCATTCGAGCAAGCATGGGGAGTGCCGACGTTCCGCACGATTCAAGCGATGCTGGATGCCGTTTCTCTTGCGTTTGTTGTCGTCAGCGTACCGCGTAAGGTTGCTCCAGGCGTAATGCTGGAGTTGACCAGCCGCGATGTTGCGGTGTTATGCGAGACGCCTCCCGCCGAGAAGCTGGAGGATCTTATCGCATTATACCGGCAGGTCGGCGGCAAGGGACGGATTCAGGTTGCCGAGCAATATGCGTTTCAGCCTAATCACGCCGGGAGGCTGGCTATCGTCCGCTCCGGCAAGCTTGGCCAGGTGACGCAGGCGCAAGTATCGGCCGCTCATGATTATCATGGCATCAGTCTGATGCGACGCTATCTCGGCATTGGTTTTGAGAACGCAAGCATACGCGCCGCGGCATTCGCTTCGCCGATAATGGAAGGTCCGGGCCGTTCCGGTCCGCCTGCGGAGAGTCGACTACAGCAATCGGAGCAGGTTATGGCTTCGTTTGATTTTGGCGGAAAATACGGCGTTTACGATTTTACCGGAGACCAGTATTTCTCCTGGATCCGCTCGCCGCGCGTGCTTGTGAGAGGGGAACGAGGCGAAATCAACAACTTTGACGTCCGCTACTTGCTTGATCATTTGACGCCGGTCCATCTGCGGATGACCCGCCAGCAGGCGGGACTGGACGGCAATTTGGAAGGCTATTATCTGAAGAGCCTTCACTTAGGCGAACAGGCTGTCTATAAGAACAACACCGCACCGGCGCGATTGACCGACGACGAAATTGCGGTGGCAGCATGCCTGGAGAAGATGGGGGTATATGCTGCCGGCGGTGAAGATTTCTATAGCCTGGCGGAAGCCTGCCAGGATCATTATCTGGCGCTAATGATGAAGCAATCCCTGCAAACGGGCGAAACGGTCATGACGGAAACCCAATGCTGGTCGGAGAATAATTAA
- a CDS encoding LacI family DNA-binding transcriptional regulator has protein sequence MLRMGYKPSMIASALTGKKTYALGLLVPDISNPFFAEIARAVEDEGQRHGYSVFICSTDNKDEKVEHYAALLQQKNVDGVIISTGLKELSVLNPLLQGRVPVALLAREFPTVEVPTVVVDDYAGGAAAAGHLISLGHTRLAVLAEQGSISSSRERVRGFTQTAEAAGLMLDPLFVVSCGHKDGKDRAWELLQMKDRPTAIFCCNDLLAIGALRAAKELGLRIPQDCSIIGFDDTVLASVTDPPLTTVAQPIEQMGQRAVQLLVRRISQPGEESERIVLSPSLTIRQSAAVPDNASVHNHLREKNSG, from the coding sequence ATGCTGCGCATGGGTTATAAGCCAAGCATGATCGCATCCGCGCTTACCGGTAAAAAAACGTATGCATTAGGTTTGCTTGTGCCGGACATCTCTAACCCTTTTTTCGCTGAAATCGCAAGAGCGGTTGAGGATGAAGGACAGCGGCATGGCTACAGCGTCTTTATATGCAGCACGGATAACAAGGACGAGAAGGTTGAGCATTATGCCGCTCTGCTGCAGCAAAAAAACGTCGATGGCGTTATTATCAGCACAGGCTTGAAGGAGCTGTCCGTATTAAACCCGCTGCTGCAGGGGAGAGTTCCGGTTGCCCTGCTGGCTAGGGAGTTTCCTACCGTAGAGGTTCCGACGGTTGTTGTGGACGATTATGCGGGAGGGGCTGCCGCGGCCGGTCATCTGATCTCGCTTGGCCATACCCGTCTTGCCGTTCTGGCCGAGCAAGGCTCGATCAGCAGCAGCAGGGAGCGGGTACGGGGGTTCACGCAGACCGCCGAAGCGGCGGGACTGATGCTGGATCCGTTGTTTGTCGTCAGCTGCGGCCACAAGGATGGCAAAGACAGGGCATGGGAGCTGCTTCAGATGAAAGACCGCCCGACGGCGATTTTTTGCTGCAACGATCTGCTGGCCATTGGCGCACTCCGCGCGGCCAAGGAGTTGGGACTGCGGATTCCGCAGGATTGCTCGATTATCGGGTTTGACGATACGGTACTTGCCTCCGTCACGGATCCGCCGCTGACAACGGTTGCCCAGCCGATTGAACAGATGGGGCAGAGAGCGGTGCAGCTTCTTGTCCGCCGGATCAGTCAGCCGGGAGAAGAGAGTGAACGGATCGTGCTTTCCCCTTCGCTGACTATCCGGCAGTCCGCAGCGGTGCCGGATAATGCTTCCGTCCATAATCATCTTCGCGAGAAGAACTCAGGCTGA
- the isdG gene encoding heme oxygenase, producing MVIVTNVSQITKGNGMKLIERFDRIGKVEGMKGFLGLEVMLTENTKEYDEVTVSTKWESKENFQAWTGSEAFRESHSHREIPEYIISNKINF from the coding sequence ATGGTTATCGTAACGAACGTATCGCAGATTACGAAAGGGAACGGAATGAAGCTTATCGAACGCTTCGACCGGATCGGCAAGGTAGAAGGCATGAAGGGGTTTCTTGGTCTTGAAGTGATGCTCACCGAGAATACGAAGGAATACGATGAGGTAACGGTCAGCACCAAATGGGAGAGCAAAGAGAACTTCCAGGCTTGGACCGGAAGCGAGGCTTTCCGCGAATCCCACTCGCACCGGGAAATTCCGGAATATATCATTTCGAACAAAATCAACTTCTAG
- the isdC gene encoding heme uptake protein IsdC: protein MKRKMNKALSGLIAAFCIWMLAWTGNAHAAGLEDGTYTGDYLILQADNDSVSMANDYWEKPASIVIKDGKATVRVTINHSFWVTQFKVPGGGGYVDTKVISSNKKADTRLVEFTADITKPIASKIHVTVADIDYDHDYTIRFAFDESSFKLVKKADSAPSAAPSAKPTEKPTMTPTPTPAATEKPVQSSKPSASALPEDHTVVTGTTKPAAQGGNKPTEDPAKGTGQEQAAVESTTSTPSPSPAASAETSVEEQPAASEEDAIANTGTADPVSEASSGEAGGTELAAAAQEDTPALSAGEVQKDAGGSGNWVWWLITGIVIVGAGVMVIWRRKAR, encoded by the coding sequence TTGAAACGGAAAATGAACAAAGCGCTTAGCGGCTTGATTGCCGCGTTTTGCATATGGATGCTTGCATGGACGGGAAACGCGCATGCAGCTGGGTTGGAGGACGGGACTTATACGGGAGATTATCTTATTTTGCAGGCGGACAACGATTCGGTCTCCATGGCGAACGACTATTGGGAGAAGCCCGCGTCTATCGTCATCAAGGATGGTAAAGCGACGGTCCGGGTAACCATTAATCACAGCTTCTGGGTCACGCAGTTCAAGGTGCCGGGCGGCGGCGGATACGTGGATACGAAGGTGATCAGCTCGAATAAAAAAGCGGACACGCGGCTTGTGGAATTTACAGCGGATATTACTAAGCCGATTGCATCAAAGATCCATGTAACGGTAGCCGATATCGACTACGATCATGACTATACGATCCGATTTGCGTTTGATGAAAGCAGCTTTAAGCTTGTGAAAAAAGCGGATTCGGCGCCTTCGGCAGCTCCATCTGCTAAACCGACGGAAAAGCCGACTATGACGCCAACACCAACGCCTGCAGCTACGGAGAAGCCGGTGCAGTCAAGCAAACCTTCCGCATCGGCTTTACCTGAAGATCATACCGTGGTTACGGGGACAACCAAGCCGGCTGCCCAAGGCGGGAATAAACCAACGGAAGATCCTGCTAAGGGAACCGGTCAAGAGCAGGCAGCCGTAGAAAGCACAACGTCTACGCCATCTCCGTCCCCGGCAGCTTCAGCCGAGACGTCGGTTGAGGAACAGCCCGCGGCTTCCGAAGAGGACGCAATTGCGAATACGGGAACGGCGGATCCGGTATCTGAAGCAAGCAGCGGGGAAGCAGGCGGAACGGAGCTTGCGGCGGCGGCGCAGGAGGATACGCCGGCTCTCTCGGCGGGTGAAGTTCAGAAGGATGCCGGCGGTTCCGGGAACTGGGTATGGTGGCTGATCACGGGCATCGTTATCGTAGGTGCGGGCGTTATGGTGATCTGGAGAAGAAAAGCGCGTTAA
- a CDS encoding glycoside hydrolase family 31 protein, which translates to MYSALIKIPLLKEEFWWGGAVADGIRMPFGRMAFQRDLYGDAGYNQANTLLVSSKGRSVWSEEPFRFSLEGNELIIEGIEGTIKVEESGKHLRDAFQHASKTYFPPSGTYPDLLFFQVPQYNTWMEMSYHPTQDKVLAYAEAIVANGFPPGIMMIDDNWHEDYGTLAFHPGRFPDPQAMVGKLHSLGFRVLLWVCPFISPDGEVFRYLHKQRYLLREADGSPVVRQWWNGYSAILDGINEDAVSWFKQQLDHLTEAYGIDGFKLDAGDPQYYKKTDVGSRPSTPNEQCESWARLGLHYPFNEYRACWKLAGQPLVQRLSDKNHSWDGDGLASLIPNGLAQGLSGYAFNCPDMVGGGQYEDLIRPDFKVDGELFVRYAQCSALFPMMQFSTAPWRVLDETHLKYCIEAAGLHTRLGAEIAKWVRLAAETGEPIMRHMAYVFPEGGFEQVTDQFLLGDHILVAPVLEKGAVSRGIVFPEGTWLGDDGSEVIGPCEARVEAPLSRLPWYRRQ; encoded by the coding sequence ATGTACTCTGCATTAATCAAGATTCCTTTATTGAAAGAAGAATTTTGGTGGGGCGGTGCCGTTGCCGACGGTATACGGATGCCCTTTGGCCGTATGGCTTTTCAGCGCGATCTATATGGCGATGCCGGTTATAATCAAGCGAATACCCTGCTTGTTTCCAGCAAGGGGAGATCCGTCTGGTCGGAGGAGCCTTTTCGATTTTCCTTGGAAGGGAACGAGCTTATTATTGAAGGAATAGAAGGGACGATTAAAGTCGAAGAAAGCGGCAAGCATTTGCGGGATGCGTTTCAGCATGCTTCCAAGACCTATTTCCCTCCTTCCGGCACTTATCCGGATTTGTTGTTCTTTCAGGTTCCCCAATACAACACCTGGATGGAGATGAGCTATCATCCCACACAGGACAAGGTGCTTGCTTATGCGGAGGCCATTGTTGCGAACGGTTTTCCGCCGGGAATTATGATGATTGACGATAATTGGCATGAGGATTACGGTACGCTTGCGTTTCACCCTGGTCGGTTTCCCGATCCCCAAGCGATGGTCGGCAAGCTGCATTCGCTTGGCTTCCGCGTCTTGCTGTGGGTATGTCCGTTCATTAGTCCGGATGGAGAAGTATTCCGTTATTTGCACAAGCAGCGCTATTTGCTTCGGGAGGCTGACGGAAGTCCGGTTGTCCGTCAGTGGTGGAACGGCTATAGCGCCATTCTGGACGGCATCAATGAAGACGCCGTGAGCTGGTTTAAGCAGCAATTGGATCATTTAACGGAAGCTTACGGGATAGACGGGTTTAAGCTGGATGCCGGAGACCCTCAATATTATAAGAAGACGGATGTCGGCTCACGGCCGTCAACGCCAAATGAACAATGCGAATCTTGGGCACGTCTTGGCCTTCACTATCCGTTTAATGAATATCGCGCATGCTGGAAGCTGGCAGGCCAGCCGCTAGTCCAGCGTCTTAGCGACAAGAATCACAGCTGGGACGGCGACGGTCTGGCTTCCTTAATTCCGAACGGGCTTGCGCAAGGATTAAGCGGTTATGCGTTCAACTGTCCGGACATGGTTGGCGGCGGGCAATATGAGGATCTGATCCGGCCAGACTTCAAGGTGGATGGGGAATTGTTTGTGCGTTATGCGCAGTGCTCCGCGCTGTTCCCGATGATGCAGTTCTCCACGGCCCCGTGGAGGGTGCTCGACGAGACTCATCTGAAGTATTGCATCGAAGCAGCGGGGCTGCATACCCGATTGGGAGCGGAGATTGCCAAATGGGTCAGACTGGCTGCCGAGACCGGAGAGCCGATCATGCGGCATATGGCGTACGTGTTTCCGGAGGGAGGATTCGAACAGGTGACCGATCAGTTTTTGCTAGGGGATCATATTCTAGTCGCTCCGGTTTTGGAGAAAGGGGCGGTGTCGCGCGGAATCGTATTTCCGGAGGGAACCTGGCTAGGCGATGACGGCAGCGAAGTCATTGGACCATGCGAAGCCCGGGTCGAAGCGCCGCTGTCCAGACTGCCCTGGTACCGCCGTCAATAA
- a CDS encoding response regulator transcription factor — translation MKQLLITDDDSNTRTLLGHYLTREGYRVLEAQNGLEAIAVLEKQPVDLAILDVMLPIVDGLTLCEFTRKNYDIPIILLTARDQLSDKEQGYLSGTDDYVTKPFELPEILYRVKALFRRYSLASSDKIRLNQLIIDRKNYEIVDGEEVQMLPLKEFELLAQLAEYPGRVFSRDELIRIIWGTDYNGDERTIDVHIKRLRKRFPETERGFVIHTIRGIGYKLEVPSA, via the coding sequence ATGAAACAATTGCTCATAACAGACGATGATTCCAATACCCGCACGCTGCTTGGTCATTATTTGACCCGGGAAGGCTATCGCGTTCTGGAAGCGCAGAACGGTCTGGAAGCGATTGCCGTACTAGAGAAGCAACCTGTAGATCTTGCCATATTGGACGTTATGCTGCCCATTGTAGACGGATTGACTTTATGCGAATTTACGAGAAAAAACTACGATATCCCGATTATTCTGCTAACCGCCCGGGATCAACTAAGCGACAAAGAACAGGGGTACCTGAGCGGTACCGACGATTATGTCACGAAGCCGTTCGAGCTGCCGGAAATTTTGTACCGGGTGAAGGCGTTGTTCCGACGATACTCGCTTGCATCCAGCGATAAAATCCGGCTGAATCAGCTTATTATCGACCGGAAAAACTACGAGATCGTAGACGGAGAAGAGGTTCAAATGCTCCCGCTCAAGGAATTCGAGCTGCTTGCGCAGCTGGCCGAATATCCGGGGCGGGTATTCTCCAGGGACGAGCTGATCCGCATTATATGGGGAACGGATTACAATGGCGACGAGAGAACGATTGACGTACATATTAAAAGGCTCCGCAAACGGTTCCCGGAAACCGAACGCGGGTTTGTTATTCATACGATAAGAGGCATCGGCTACAAGCTTGAGGTCCCGTCCGCATGA
- a CDS encoding VanZ family protein gives MMKYTKGSILSVLFLFYLYILLKVILFKFSSVNIAFLWQKLHWTLEYPEYMRYGLERANFTPFKSISQNLHGLSERHEQVNLFGNIAIFLPCGILVGLWTKHDSISFLGAAALSFGLSLALECSQLVFSMGSFDVDDLILNGFGGLLGWWILFVVRREKALAQV, from the coding sequence ATGATGAAATACACAAAAGGCAGCATCCTATCGGTTCTTTTTTTATTCTATCTTTATATTTTGCTTAAGGTGATCTTGTTTAAGTTCAGCTCGGTTAATATAGCGTTTCTATGGCAAAAGCTTCACTGGACGTTAGAATATCCGGAATATATGCGGTACGGTCTGGAGCGGGCTAATTTTACCCCGTTCAAATCGATCTCGCAAAATCTTCACGGACTGTCGGAGCGTCATGAACAGGTAAATCTGTTTGGCAATATCGCGATATTCCTGCCTTGCGGAATTCTTGTTGGCTTATGGACGAAGCATGACTCCATATCCTTTCTTGGAGCAGCCGCGCTTTCGTTTGGTTTAAGCCTAGCTCTGGAATGCTCGCAGCTTGTTTTCTCGATGGGCAGCTTTGACGTCGATGATCTTATTCTTAATGGCTTTGGCGGACTCCTGGGATGGTGGATCCTGTTTGTCGTACGCAGAGAAAAAGCCCTTGCGCAAGTTTAA
- a CDS encoding NEAT domain-containing protein produces MTLSIRRSLAIVMAFALFLGILHIPPASAASSELRNGEYDVPFRYLKDGSTSTSAADGFMVKDTGKLIITNGKAVFEHQVTKDNYSTFEYFGSRKSGAAKAFIATTNGTETATGLDGYTQAVSRDAASPNTDNVVIRLEIEDVYSDQDIVMHINDKQNIFGADYYNHWYNAQLQLQLDGIDLSPQPGDGNGGDDVITVDSFGKLVNTANSLLGSAVAGQADGQYPASSIEELQAKILSATTLKDQDADYLEAAYKLLDTAIKKFKNSVVVVNRASLSRWILEAKTWLATDPKDSGFAESGIASSLAFGAAYSQGEFPSEFPTYEAVSYGVPLGLTAKVRRELAAAETLFQDPAATQAQVNAMVYEQLAKYNWEDIAAQQYTKKSEVEIYVLDNVAVGTNVESQYASEIGDTAVLLQQAGTYGTLANITFIDNPNDSIVFTDKVIAQPSLSANTGLYSKAYSATPAKPVILSSNDTEKVYQAYVRSSNASFPQTDMLWQGLAKFKYPVTFANNTIVDIPGVTREIFISFNAAQHKALLALINEAQELHDGADAGNDIGQYPEGFKETLQAAIISATSTGGYLAAPRPKILSAAKDLQTAIDTFKAGVTRNVNFSAAHATDEAFSSVDSYFNKPAKVAYVDSDTVKVTLTINNSSSVPEFKIKSGDSYVDASVISTSPVANTRLVSFETDSLASLVDAQVKIGDATKQSIRLNFNNVDNTALLALIGEAQTAYDKAVVGTGSGQYPAAAKTALLNALTAANKEAVRIPAASEDTAAAVVALRQAMDKFKESSITSPTDPGTPPAGQDPKYPENGSYYMNFRILKDGTDETSIMNTYVNTRALVNVSSGSKSVSFTLKQSKQITAVKLSGSSGSVSNESTANNTRVVTFQLSSLSSKVNGWVDVNWPEINYVHNYDVQFQFDESSAVFAGANPSVPGGSGNVGAPPGMGMEDTPDSEEKPEEGTETEQPAPDVKFSDINTHWAKANIEAAVKLGIVNGFTDGSFRPDNKVSRGEFAVMISRALQLEGEDTETVFQDGSTIPNWAKSHIARAVAAGLMQGFADDTFRISEQLSRAQLAVIIARAANLKLDDNGSASFSDSKDIPAWASKEVAAAVDAGLIQGKDNRFAPNETATRAEAVTMIIRLLDFFEKKA; encoded by the coding sequence GTGACATTATCCATTAGAAGGTCATTGGCAATTGTAATGGCGTTCGCTTTATTTCTGGGCATCCTACATATCCCCCCTGCCTCCGCAGCCTCTTCCGAGCTTCGCAACGGTGAATACGATGTTCCCTTCCGCTATTTGAAAGACGGCTCAACCAGCACTTCGGCTGCCGATGGTTTTATGGTGAAAGACACAGGCAAGCTAATCATTACAAACGGCAAAGCGGTATTTGAACATCAAGTAACAAAGGATAACTATTCTACCTTCGAGTATTTCGGATCGCGTAAATCCGGTGCTGCCAAAGCTTTTATTGCGACAACCAATGGTACGGAAACCGCCACTGGCCTTGATGGTTATACACAGGCTGTCTCCAGAGACGCCGCTTCTCCCAACACTGACAATGTCGTTATTCGATTGGAAATCGAAGACGTTTATTCCGACCAGGATATTGTGATGCATATTAACGACAAACAGAATATTTTTGGCGCTGATTACTATAATCACTGGTATAACGCACAGTTGCAGCTCCAATTAGACGGGATTGACCTTTCTCCTCAACCAGGCGATGGCAATGGCGGGGATGACGTTATTACCGTTGACTCTTTCGGTAAACTCGTGAACACCGCAAACAGTTTGCTTGGAAGTGCCGTTGCAGGTCAAGCGGACGGTCAATATCCGGCAAGCTCGATCGAAGAATTGCAAGCAAAAATTCTTTCAGCAACAACCCTTAAAGACCAAGATGCAGACTATCTCGAAGCAGCTTATAAACTGCTTGATACGGCAATCAAGAAGTTCAAGAATTCTGTCGTTGTGGTCAACAGAGCTTCTCTCTCCAGATGGATTCTAGAAGCCAAAACTTGGCTGGCAACCGATCCTAAAGATTCCGGCTTTGCCGAAAGCGGTATCGCATCTTCTTTAGCATTCGGAGCCGCATACTCCCAAGGAGAATTCCCATCCGAATTCCCAACCTATGAAGCTGTTTCCTACGGCGTGCCTCTTGGCCTTACCGCCAAGGTGCGAAGAGAACTGGCAGCTGCCGAGACGCTGTTCCAGGATCCTGCTGCCACACAAGCTCAAGTCAATGCGATGGTATATGAACAGCTCGCGAAATATAACTGGGAAGATATAGCTGCCCAACAGTATACAAAGAAATCGGAAGTTGAGATTTACGTGCTGGACAATGTTGCGGTAGGAACCAACGTAGAGTCGCAATACGCTTCGGAAATCGGAGATACGGCCGTACTCTTGCAACAGGCAGGTACATACGGAACACTCGCCAATATCACGTTCATTGACAATCCGAATGATTCCATCGTTTTTACCGACAAAGTGATCGCACAGCCCTCCCTTAGCGCCAATACCGGGCTGTATTCCAAAGCCTATTCCGCTACGCCAGCCAAACCGGTAATTTTGAGCAGCAACGATACCGAGAAGGTCTATCAGGCTTACGTAAGAAGCAGCAATGCCAGTTTCCCTCAGACCGACATGCTATGGCAAGGTCTCGCGAAGTTCAAATACCCGGTGACGTTCGCCAACAATACCATTGTTGACATCCCCGGCGTCACGAGAGAAATCTTCATCAGCTTTAATGCCGCCCAGCACAAAGCGCTTTTAGCACTTATCAATGAGGCTCAAGAGCTGCACGACGGTGCTGATGCGGGCAATGATATTGGGCAATATCCGGAAGGCTTTAAAGAAACTTTGCAAGCAGCTATTATCTCCGCTACATCGACAGGGGGATATTTGGCTGCTCCAAGACCTAAGATTTTGTCAGCTGCAAAGGATCTTCAAACCGCAATCGATACATTCAAAGCCGGAGTAACGAGAAATGTAAATTTCTCGGCGGCCCATGCAACGGATGAAGCCTTCTCCAGCGTCGACAGCTACTTCAACAAGCCGGCAAAAGTGGCTTATGTCGATAGCGATACGGTCAAAGTAACCCTCACGATCAATAACAGCAGTTCCGTTCCGGAATTCAAGATTAAATCGGGGGACAGTTACGTAGACGCTTCGGTGATCAGCACAAGTCCGGTAGCCAATACGAGACTGGTATCATTCGAGACGGACAGCCTTGCGTCGCTCGTGGATGCCCAAGTCAAAATCGGAGACGCGACGAAGCAATCGATTCGACTGAATTTCAATAATGTAGATAATACGGCATTGCTGGCCCTTATCGGGGAAGCGCAGACCGCTTATGATAAGGCCGTCGTTGGAACCGGCTCCGGACAATATCCGGCGGCTGCGAAGACGGCTCTGCTGAATGCCTTGACAGCGGCGAACAAAGAGGCCGTTCGTATTCCCGCAGCAAGCGAAGATACGGCTGCCGCTGTTGTGGCCTTGCGGCAAGCTATGGATAAGTTCAAAGAATCGTCTATTACAAGCCCGACGGATCCCGGTACTCCGCCTGCCGGACAGGATCCTAAATATCCGGAGAACGGCAGTTATTATATGAACTTCCGGATTCTGAAGGACGGAACCGATGAGACCTCAATCATGAACACCTACGTCAATACGAGAGCATTAGTGAATGTAAGCTCAGGATCCAAATCCGTTTCCTTTACGCTCAAACAAAGCAAGCAGATCACCGCCGTGAAGCTAAGCGGAAGCAGCGGCTCCGTCTCTAACGAAAGTACAGCCAATAATACGCGCGTCGTGACTTTCCAGCTCTCGAGCTTGTCTTCGAAGGTTAACGGCTGGGTAGACGTCAATTGGCCTGAAATTAACTATGTTCACAATTATGACGTGCAATTCCAGTTTGACGAAAGCTCCGCGGTATTTGCGGGCGCCAATCCCTCCGTCCCCGGCGGCAGCGGAAACGTAGGCGCGCCTCCGGGAATGGGCATGGAAGATACCCCTGATTCGGAAGAGAAACCCGAAGAAGGTACGGAAACCGAGCAGCCGGCGCCGGATGTCAAATTCTCGGATATCAATACCCATTGGGCAAAAGCGAATATCGAAGCGGCTGTTAAGCTTGGTATCGTTAACGGCTTTACCGATGGCAGCTTCCGTCCGGACAACAAGGTCTCGCGAGGGGAGTTTGCGGTTATGATCAGCCGTGCTCTCCAGCTTGAAGGCGAAGATACGGAGACGGTCTTCCAAGACGGAAGCACCATTCCTAATTGGGCAAAATCCCATATCGCCCGCGCGGTAGCCGCCGGTCTTATGCAAGGCTTCGCGGATGATACGTTCCGGATTTCCGAACAGCTCTCCCGAGCGCAACTGGCGGTCATTATCGCAAGAGCCGCCAATCTGAAGCTGGATGACAACGGCTCCGCAAGCTTCAGCGATTCGAAGGATATTCCTGCCTGGGCGAGCAAAGAAGTCGCCGCGGCTGTAGATGCCGGACTGATTCAGGGCAAGGACAACCGCTTTGCTCCCAATGAGACGGCAACACGCGCCGAAGCGGTCACCATGATCATCCGGTTGCTCGATTTTTTTGAAAAGAAAGCTTAA
- a CDS encoding sensor histidine kinase: MRSLYVRVFIVIVYSIALSSLLGYYAATAYYHWAQKPHADAKLMGTAEQLRDYIRLHPGGMGDYLNSSARLGYQIYVYDASGNGLYFGRPFSKLDLKEADKKRVLNGGNYHGVAEYPNKAFETGYFDNALSNTVGVSVRADAERYALFLRHDSRVHFDELRMFFLVMFILTVLLSFPYFLLSARYLVQPIIRLTEATKKVAQGQYNIQIPVKRKDEIGQLARHFRAMSNELERSDRSKKEFVANVSHEIQSPLASIQGYADSLVHQDINDAERIRHYASIIGQETRHLAALSRQLLLLSTLDHSGYSPGKQPFLLKPQLRQAVQLLEWQLTEKEIAIRVAVPGKLRIYGDEVLLMQVWTNLLSNAVKHIPGGRSIHVSAEQEDGACIVTVRDTGDGIPEDQLPYIYDRFYRGDSARDRRSGSTGLGLSIVQRIVQLHGGTIEADSRFERGTTFRVRIPE, encoded by the coding sequence ATGAGATCGCTGTATGTCCGAGTGTTCATTGTTATCGTTTATTCGATTGCTCTCAGCTCCCTTCTAGGCTATTATGCGGCAACGGCGTATTATCATTGGGCCCAGAAGCCGCATGCCGATGCCAAATTAATGGGGACGGCCGAACAGCTCCGGGACTATATCCGTCTGCATCCGGGCGGAATGGGCGATTATTTGAACAGCTCGGCTAGGCTTGGTTATCAAATTTACGTCTATGATGCATCGGGTAACGGCCTATATTTCGGGAGGCCGTTCTCGAAGCTGGATTTAAAGGAAGCCGATAAGAAGCGGGTATTAAACGGCGGCAACTATCATGGCGTGGCGGAATATCCGAATAAAGCGTTTGAGACCGGTTACTTCGACAATGCATTGAGCAATACCGTAGGCGTATCCGTTCGGGCTGATGCCGAGCGGTACGCCTTATTTCTGCGGCATGACAGCCGTGTGCATTTCGATGAACTGCGGATGTTTTTCCTCGTTATGTTTATTCTGACCGTGCTGCTCAGCTTCCCGTATTTTCTGTTAAGCGCGCGTTATCTGGTTCAGCCGATCATTCGTCTGACGGAAGCGACAAAAAAGGTGGCGCAAGGCCAATATAATATTCAAATCCCGGTGAAGCGGAAGGATGAGATCGGGCAGCTCGCCAGACATTTCAGGGCGATGAGCAACGAGCTGGAGCGTTCCGACCGGTCCAAAAAGGAATTCGTGGCGAACGTCTCGCATGAGATTCAATCTCCGCTGGCCTCTATACAAGGTTATGCCGATTCTTTGGTTCACCAGGATATCAACGATGCGGAGCGGATCCGTCATTATGCCTCTATCATCGGACAAGAGACCCGGCATTTGGCGGCGTTAAGCCGCCAGCTGCTGCTGCTCTCGACGCTGGATCATTCCGGTTATTCGCCGGGCAAGCAGCCTTTCCTCCTGAAGCCGCAGCTCCGGCAGGCGGTTCAGCTTCTGGAATGGCAGCTGACGGAGAAGGAAATTGCGATCAGGGTTGCCGTACCCGGCAAGCTTCGTATCTACGGAGACGAAGTTTTGCTCATGCAGGTGTGGACGAATCTGTTGTCCAACGCCGTGAAGCATATTCCGGGCGGCCGCTCCATCCATGTATCGGCAGAGCAGGAGGACGGAGCTTGCATAGTGACGGTCCGCGACACGGGAGACGGTATTCCTGAAGATCAGCTTCCGTATATCTACGACCGCTTCTACCGCGGAGACAGTGCCAGAGACCGCCGTTCCGGCAGCACCGGACTAGGCTTGTCCATAGTGCAAAGAATTGTCCAGCTCCATGGCGGGACGATTGAAGCGGACAGCCGGTTTGAACGGGGGACGACGTTTAGGGTGCGTATACCCGAATAG